Genomic window (Pseudanabaena sp. FACHB-2040):
CCACCTGGAGTTTGAGCTGCTGCACTGTCTGCTGCAGCGTCACGGTCAAACGGTTTCCCCCAGTCAAATTTTGCAGGAAGTCTGGGGCTACGAACCCAATGATGACATCGAAACCATTCGGGTTCATGTCCGGCACTTAAGAACTAAGCTCGAGCCTGATCCCCGGCATCCCAAGTATATTAAGACTGTTTACGGGGCAGGCTATTGCTTGGAACTGCCAGCGGATGTTCAGGCAGCCGTTGAGTAGGCATTTGCCTTTGTTTAGCGCTAAATTCGCCCCTGACTGCCTTGGATGGGTACTTTGCTGCATTGACAGAGTAACGGCATGGGGTGATACAACTATGCAGATTCGAGATCCCGCACTATAGGCGGGATCGTTTGTTTGTGCCTTATTGGGAGAGCGGGGTTATGTTTCCATCGGCCTTTAGGCTGCGATCGCAGCAGCGAAGCCCTCTGTCTCGCCGCCAGTGGCGAGTGTTTGGTCAGTTTGTTGGACTGTTTAGCCTGTGTCTGGCCTTGGTCGTTGGGTGTGGCAGCAACCCCAACCAGGCACCGACTTCTCAAGCTGAAAGCAGCGGCGGACGGGTCACCATTGGCACCACGCTCAAAGCTCGAACCGTAGACCCAGCAGATGCCTATGAGATCTTTCCGGGCATCTTGCTCTACAACTTGGGCGATCGCCTCTACAGCTATCAACCCGGAACAACCGAATTAGAGCCTCAATTAGCCACTGCTCTGCCCGATATCAGCGCTGATGGGTTGACCTACACCATGCCGCTAAGGGAGGACGTCACCCTGCACGACGGCACCCCTTTTAATGCTGAGGTAATGGCCTTTTCGATTCAGCGGTTCATGGAAAACGGCGGCCGTCCGGCTTTTCTGCTATCTGAAAAGATTGAGTCTGTGACTGCTACTGGAGACTATGAGCTAACGATCAAGCTCAAATCTCCCTTTGCCGCATTTACCTCTTTGCTCACCTTCTGGGGAGTGACCCCGGTTCCACCTGACACTTATGAAATCGGTGCCGGGCAATTTCAGCCCGCAGCTTTTATTGGCTCTGGGCCTTATAAGCTAGCCTCTTTCACCAGCGACTCTATTAAGCTGGATGTCAATGAGAACTATTGGGGCGAACAGCCAGAGAACCAAGGCATCGATATCCAAATGTTCTCCAGCCCAGCCAACCTCTACAACACTTTTAAGACCGGCGGTTTGGATGTGGCTTATCAGACCCTCGACCCTGACCAAATCGCAAGTTTGGAGCGAGAGGCAGACTCTGGTGGCTGGCAGGTCATAGAGGCCGGCACCACCGTGATTAATTACATGAGCCTAAATCAAAAAATCGAGCCCCTGAACGATCCTAGAGTGCGGCAGGCGGTTGCGGCCATGATTGATCGAAATTTGATTAACGATCGCGTCTTTCAGGGGCAGGCCGAACCCCTCTACAGCTTGCTGCCGACCAGCTTTGATATCTACGAGCCGGTTTTCAAAGAGGCTTATGGGGACGGAGATTTTGCTAAAGCCAGAGAACTGCTGACGGCAGCAGGGTTTTCTGAAGCTAATCCGTTTAACTTTGAGATTTGGTACCCGTCTGCCTCAACTACCCGTAGCATTGTGGCCAATACGCTGAAAGAGTCTATCGAAAGAGGGCTACCCGGACTGGTTACAGTCACTGTTCAAAGCACAGAAGGGGCAACGCTTTGGGAGAATGTGGAGAAGGGGATCTATCCGGCAGTTTTGTCTAACTGGTACCCGGACTACTACGATGCCGACACCTTTATCCAGCCCTTTATGAGCTGCGATCAGGGAACGATCCAAACTCTGTGCGAAAAGGGAGCCAGCCAAGCGAACGGCTCTTTCTACTACAGCAAGGAGGCCAATGACCTCGTGGCGAAGCAGCGAGGAGAACAGGATGTTCAGGCCCGTAAGGAGATCCTTACGAGCCTGCAAAACATC
Coding sequences:
- a CDS encoding ABC transporter substrate-binding protein, whose protein sequence is MFPSAFRLRSQQRSPLSRRQWRVFGQFVGLFSLCLALVVGCGSNPNQAPTSQAESSGGRVTIGTTLKARTVDPADAYEIFPGILLYNLGDRLYSYQPGTTELEPQLATALPDISADGLTYTMPLREDVTLHDGTPFNAEVMAFSIQRFMENGGRPAFLLSEKIESVTATGDYELTIKLKSPFAAFTSLLTFWGVTPVPPDTYEIGAGQFQPAAFIGSGPYKLASFTSDSIKLDVNENYWGEQPENQGIDIQMFSSPANLYNTFKTGGLDVAYQTLDPDQIASLEREADSGGWQVIEAGTTVINYMSLNQKIEPLNDPRVRQAVAAMIDRNLINDRVFQGQAEPLYSLLPTSFDIYEPVFKEAYGDGDFAKARELLTAAGFSEANPFNFEIWYPSASTTRSIVANTLKESIERGLPGLVTVTVQSTEGATLWENVEKGIYPAVLSNWYPDYYDADTFIQPFMSCDQGTIQTLCEKGASQANGSFYYSKEANDLVAKQRGEQDVQARKEILTSLQNILVEDVPYIPLWQNKDYVFAQSGVDGVAIQPTQQFLLWSISKG